A single window of Nocardia sp. NBC_01327 DNA harbors:
- the dhaM gene encoding dihydroxyacetone kinase phosphoryl donor subunit DhaM, whose protein sequence is MIGLVVVSHSRPLARAAVALATELLPAQAVRIEIAAGSYDNTLGTDAVAVAEAITAADSGDGVLVLMDLGSAVLSAETAVDLLETPIRVRLCAAPFVEGLVAALAMAGSGADLEKVAQEAEHALTAKRAQLGIRLDDPEGESPSLADPIAPPTTTAGRTVAVIEVTNEHGLHARPAAELVAALRDIDADVELRNATTGAGPVPADSLTRVLTLGLLSGHRLEVSALGPEAAAAIEIVRASTSGH, encoded by the coding sequence ATGATCGGCCTGGTCGTCGTCTCGCACAGCCGTCCCCTCGCCAGAGCGGCGGTCGCGCTGGCCACCGAACTGCTGCCCGCCCAGGCGGTGCGTATCGAAATCGCTGCGGGCTCATATGACAACACCCTCGGCACCGATGCGGTCGCCGTGGCCGAGGCCATCACCGCGGCCGACAGCGGTGACGGTGTCCTGGTGCTCATGGATCTCGGCAGCGCGGTGCTCTCCGCCGAAACAGCGGTGGATCTGCTGGAGACTCCGATTCGGGTCCGACTGTGCGCCGCGCCGTTCGTGGAGGGTTTGGTCGCCGCGCTGGCAATGGCGGGCAGCGGCGCGGACCTGGAGAAGGTGGCACAGGAGGCCGAACACGCCTTGACCGCCAAACGAGCACAGCTGGGGATACGGCTGGATGATCCCGAAGGCGAATCCCCTTCCCTCGCAGACCCGATCGCACCGCCGACCACCACCGCGGGTCGTACCGTGGCCGTGATCGAGGTGACCAACGAACACGGCCTCCACGCCCGCCCCGCCGCCGAACTGGTGGCGGCGCTGCGGGATATCGATGCCGATGTCGAACTCCGCAATGCGACAACCGGCGCGGGCCCGGTCCCGGCCGACAGTCTGACCCGAGTCCTGACCCTCGGCCTGCTGTCCGGCCACCGATTGGAGGTATCGGCGCTCGGCCCGGAAGCGGCCGCAGCCATCGAGATCGTGCGCGCTTCGACCTCTGGACACTGA
- the dhaK gene encoding dihydroxyacetone kinase subunit DhaK, with amino-acid sequence MKKLINDPADVVDAALAGMAAAHSELRVDAKQRVVVRADAPIVGKVGLVSGGGSGHEPLHAGFVGHGMLDAACAGEIFTSPVPDQILAATTAVDAGAGVLHIVKNYTGDVLNFEMAAELAAAETGAQVLSVVVNDDVAVQDSLYTAGRRGVGATVILEKMAGAAAEQGRPLAEVAGIAERVNSASRSMGMALTSGTVPAVGHPTFALGETEMEIGVGIHGEPGRRRVPLAPAREIAAMLVEPILADLPFAQGDRVLCFVNGMGGTPLIELYLMFDEVSRLLRGHGVEVVRSLVGSYITSLDMAGCSVTLTRLDEELTALWDAPVRTPALRWGI; translated from the coding sequence GTGAAGAAGCTGATCAATGATCCGGCCGATGTGGTCGACGCCGCCCTCGCGGGTATGGCCGCCGCCCACTCCGAGCTGCGGGTCGATGCCAAACAGCGGGTGGTGGTGCGCGCCGACGCACCTATCGTGGGCAAGGTGGGTCTGGTATCCGGGGGCGGGTCCGGGCACGAACCGCTGCACGCCGGATTCGTCGGCCACGGCATGCTCGACGCCGCCTGTGCCGGGGAGATTTTCACCTCCCCCGTGCCGGACCAGATTCTCGCGGCCACCACCGCTGTGGACGCCGGGGCCGGGGTGCTGCACATTGTGAAGAACTACACGGGCGATGTGCTCAATTTCGAGATGGCCGCCGAACTCGCCGCGGCCGAGACCGGCGCGCAGGTGCTGTCGGTGGTGGTGAACGACGATGTGGCCGTGCAGGACAGCCTGTACACCGCCGGTCGGCGGGGTGTCGGCGCCACTGTGATCCTGGAGAAGATGGCAGGCGCCGCAGCCGAACAGGGGCGTCCGCTGGCCGAGGTGGCGGGCATTGCCGAGCGGGTGAACAGCGCATCGCGCAGTATGGGCATGGCCCTGACCTCCGGCACCGTTCCCGCCGTCGGCCACCCCACCTTCGCTCTGGGCGAGACCGAGATGGAGATCGGCGTCGGCATTCACGGGGAACCCGGACGGCGGCGGGTGCCGCTGGCTCCGGCCCGGGAGATCGCCGCCATGCTCGTCGAGCCGATCCTCGCGGATCTGCCGTTCGCCCAGGGTGATCGGGTGCTCTGCTTTGTCAACGGCATGGGCGGCACCCCGCTCATCGAGCTGTACCTCATGTTCGACGAGGTGTCCCGCCTGCTGCGCGGCCACGGTGTGGAGGTCGTCCGCTCGCTGGTGGGTTCGTACATCACCTCGCTGGATATGGCGGGCTGCTCGGTGACGCTGACGCGGCTGGATGAGGAGCTCACCGCGCTGTGGGACGCACCGGTCCGCACTCCGGCACTGCGATGGGGGATCTGA
- the dhaL gene encoding dihydroxyacetone kinase subunit DhaL has translation MGDLMTVDAAAWVRGFAALIDAHADELTALDAAIGDADHGTNMQRGMSAAVAALDNSGEGVGETAAEVCKQTAMVLIRTVGGASGPLYGTFFLRFAGAIQPDTETADFGRAFRAGLDGVIARGKAELGDKTMIDALSPAADALDKQVAAGAAPADALDAAVTAAETGRDATTSLLARKGRASYLGERSVGHQDPGATSAALLVLAARQALR, from the coding sequence ATGGGGGATCTGATGACGGTGGATGCGGCGGCGTGGGTGCGCGGGTTCGCGGCGCTGATCGATGCGCACGCCGACGAGTTGACGGCGCTGGACGCCGCCATCGGCGATGCCGACCACGGCACGAATATGCAGCGTGGGATGTCGGCGGCTGTTGCGGCGCTGGATAATTCGGGTGAGGGTGTGGGTGAGACGGCGGCCGAAGTGTGCAAGCAAACCGCCATGGTGCTCATTCGCACCGTCGGCGGCGCGAGCGGTCCGCTGTACGGCACGTTCTTCCTGCGGTTCGCCGGTGCGATTCAACCCGATACGGAGACAGCCGATTTCGGGCGCGCGTTTCGTGCCGGGCTCGACGGCGTGATTGCCCGGGGTAAAGCCGAACTCGGCGACAAGACCATGATCGATGCCCTCTCCCCCGCCGCGGATGCGCTCGACAAACAGGTCGCGGCGGGTGCCGCTCCGGCCGACGCGCTGGATGCGGCGGTCACCGCCGCCGAAACCGGCCGGGACGCAACGACTTCCCTGCTCGCCCGCAAAGGTCGCGCCTCCTATCTCGGCGAACGCAGTGTCGGGCACCAGGATCCGGGAGCGACCAGCGCCGCGCTGCTGGTGCTCGCCGCCCGGCAGGCGCTGCGATGA